The DNA window TCACCAATGCATACCCTAGGCTGCTTCTATCTAATCCTTCAAATACAATTTCACCCAAACTCGAATTCTTCACCTCATTAGGGATTCCAACTGATGTACTTACCAAATCCTTCAGTTCAACTCCATTGCTATTCCGTGCCAGTCTTGACAATCGTATCCGTCCAGCTTATAACTTCCTTAAAGACATCCTTCTCTTAGATGATGAGAAAGTGAAACAGCTGTTTGCAACATCACCATGGATGTTTAGGGAAGATCCAGTCAGGTGTTTGTTTCCCAAGATTGCTTTTTTGAGAAAAACAGGTGTTCCTTTATCAAAATTATCCTACTTGTTTACTGATAGCTGCAGGCAATCATCTCTTCTCCAAAGCCATGGCCAATACGAGAAAGCTGTGAAGAAGGTAGTTGAATTGGGGTTTAGTCCTTCCATGTTTTTATTAGTTCCAGCTATACACGCTGTGTCTGGACTTAGTGACTCGGCCTGGAATGACAAGATAAAAGCCTTCAAGAAGTATGGTTGGTCTGAAGATAACATTAGGCTGGCTTTCCTTAAACAACCTCAGATTCTAAGTATGTCAGAGCAGAAAATAAGTAGCACGATGGATTTCTTTGTGTCTGGATTGGGTATGAAGCCCCGTGCTATTGCGAAAACACCTTGGATTCTGATATATAGTCTGGAGAATAGAATAATCCCGAGATGCACGATTTTTAGTCTCTTGAAATCGAAAGGGTTACTACTGATACATAAGGTTAACATTTCCACTCTGCTAGTCATCAGTGATAATGATTTTCTAGTAAGATATGTCAGAAAGTATGAAAATATTCTTCCTCAGTTATTTGACATATTTCAAGGAAGATCTGATGATGAGTTTTCATTTGCATCATATGCTAATATCCGATATTGCACTGCATGATTTGAAGGATGGTTTCCCAAAATGACTTCTTTCACCTTCattttctcaaactaacctaattactattcaaatttagttttttatttatttattttttttatatttaaaattcattatatataaattaaattatttatattttgatatataattttaatttgattattttttataaatttaattatttatattttaatatatatatatatatatatatatttacattttaattattatttatatatataataaatattcctttagcattttaataattgataaatactaataaatttaaaatattttaattataataatataataattatatattcatacaaacaaaatgtttttaaatttattaattaattattaaatataataacatttttaattaatattttaaccctaaaatatggtaatcttgttattatatttaataaataattgataaatttaaaaacgcaaaatatttaattattatattgttatagttaaaatattttaaatttattagtattcatcaattatttattagatttatttaatatttattacactatataaataataattgaaatataaatatatatatatatattaaaatataaataattaaatttataaaaaataattatatttaaattatatatcaaaatataaataatctaatttataaaaaaataattttaaatatatatcaaaatataaataatttagtttatataaataataatttaaaatatatatcaaaatataaactttatatataataaattttaaatataaaaaaaataaaataaataaaatctttctCTTCTGGAATTGGAGaatttaatgaatttcttgTAGATTTGATTTCTTGCCGTTTAGGAATGTGAAATTGCTTGCCCATGTCATATTTTTGGGTTTGTTATTTTCATAAACAATTCTGGGACttcttgggttatttgaataactaagTTGTTATTTAGtattgtttgatgtagtttatTGATTTTTGTGGGTAAGAAAACATTtcgtata is part of the Impatiens glandulifera chromosome 1, dImpGla2.1, whole genome shotgun sequence genome and encodes:
- the LOC124911815 gene encoding uncharacterized protein LOC124911815 yields the protein MLLVGKRSIITLTNCSKPLSAILHQRLHFSSKKSTSSFTVSYLISSCGFSPEAALRASKTIQFKSAEQPDSVITLLKSHGFSDTQISKLTNAYPRLLLSNPSNTISPKLEFFTSLGIPTDVLTKSFSSTPLLFRASLDNRIRPAYNFLKDILLLDDEKVKQLFATSPWMFREDPVRCLFPKIAFLRKTGVPLSKLSYLFTDSCRQSSLLQSHGQYEKAVKKVVELGFSPSMFLLVPAIHAVSGLSDSAWNDKIKAFKKYGWSEDNIRLAFLKQPQILSMSEQKISSTMDFFVSGLGMKPRAIAKTPWILIYSLENRIIPRCTIFSLLKSKGLLLIHKVNISTLLVISDNDFLVRYVRKYENILPQLFDIFQGRSDDEFSFASYANIRYCTA